The stretch of DNA AGTCGGCGGAACTGCTGAGGTTGGTGCTTCGCGCGCACTTCGAACCTACAGGCGCCATGTGCGGTACGGTGTACGATGAATCGCGCGAGTGCAGACACTGCGGGGCGGGGACTCGGCAGCTGTCGGACCTCATCCTGGATACCCGCAGCATCCCCAAGGGCAAGGACATGGCTCGCTCCCTTGCTGGGGAGATTGTTGTCTCCTCTAGGCTGGTGGAGGCCTGCCTAGAGCATGGGATCAGAGGAGCGGAGTTTCGGCCTGTGATGCACCGAGGACGCAAGGGGCTTGAGCCTTCTGGTTGGAGTCAGCTCGTCATGACGTCCAAGCCTCTGCGACTCACTGGTACGACTGTGACGGGCAATGACCTCTTCGACCTAGACGAGAAGAACGAGTACCGGTGTCCCCAAGGGCATACAGCGGGGCTTCGCCAGATTTCCGAGCTGTACGTGCAGCGGAGAAGCTGGGACGGGAGCGACTGGTGCCGTACGGACAAGCTATTTGGTCTTCGCCGCGGAGAGCTGCGCCCGGAGTCTAAGGTTTTGATCTCCCAGAAGTTGTGCCAGTTACTCGTGGGCATGAAGGCCAAGGGCTTCGAGATTGAGATGGCTCATGTCGAAGGACCGCGACTGAGCGTCCTGTCACCTTGAAATGGGAGGCAGCGGGAATCGAACTCGCGCCGGGCGGTGCGAAAACCTCAGCAGATTCGCGCCCTTCCTGTCCTGTCCCGTTCCAGGCCATTCCGCAGGTTCATGCGACAGATGCGCGACATGCCGGGGCGCTGCCGACGTGCTCAACGCCCCGGCTTCGTCCCGTTCGGGAAGGTGATGTTCCCGAGGGGGACAACGCGGGATCCGGGTGACTCCCAAACTTTGAGCGTGCAGGGGCAAGTGAGCCGCCCTGGCGCCCTCTCGGTGCCCACTTCAACGTTTCCATCGCGAGCGGGGCGGATGGGAGCCGCCTGCCCCGCTGGAGCGACTGTGCCGCGATGGTGCATGCGGAGCGTTGGCGCTGGAGCGTTTGTCACGAGCGGAGGATGGCCGCATCGCCTATCGGATGAACGCCCGCTGCCGAACGGCACCACGCACCTGCTCTTCACCGGGGTGGAGCTTTTACGGCGTGTTCTGATCCCCCAAGCAGGCGAGGAGGCCAGGCGAAGCTGCTGCGCCACACCTGACGCAGGTGAACACGTCCACCGCGAAGGTCCTGCGCGTCAGTCATCATGCGCGAGTCTGGTCGACAGCTCGGAAAATGCAGTGGCGTCGGCGATGAGTTGACGGCCCTTGGCGACGATGCCCTCGACCGCGTCGTCGCCGGCGACCCAACGCTTGGGCGGTTGCTTCATGTCCACGATGGAGATGAACGCGGACGCCAGCTTTTGGCGGTGGCCCGGCTCTTTCCCGTTGAACCCCTTGACGCTCTCGGTGTGTTTTGGTGGTGGTGATGCCGAATGGCGCTACTTCGGGCGTGATCGACTCCATCCAACCCTCCAGCGCAAACTTCGAGGCCGCGAATATGGAGATGAACGGAGCGCCCACGATCCCAACCAGAGCACTGACGGTAACCACGTGCCCTCGGCGTTGAGCCCGCATAACCGGCAGGACCGCCCGGGTGACATTCAGGGTCCCGAAGAAGTTGACCTCCATCTGCGCTCGCACCTGCTCCGGCGACAGCGTCTCGAAAAATCCAGTGTAGAACCGGCCGGCGTTGTTGATCAGGACGTCAATAGACCCGAAGCGGTCTAGCGCCTTGCGAACTGCACCGTCGACAGCAGAGGGGTCGGTGACGTCCATGGCGAGTGCGAGCAACCTCTCGTGCTCACCCACCTCGGCCGTCACCGCGACGTCGTCACGCGCCGTGGCGACGACGTTGTGTCCCGCCTCCAGCGCGGCCGTGACGAGGTCGCTGCCAATTCCACGCCCCGCGCCCGTAATGAACCACACTTTCTGACCCGTCATTGTCTCTACCTCCCGTCTTCGTTTTTGATCGCCGTGCAGTGATGACGGCAACCGGACGGACCGGCGTCAACATCAGCAAATCACCCAAGGCGGCACTTCGGTTACACGTTGCAAGCGACGCTGCGGCCGCTCACATGAACAATGTGCGATGCACGCGGAGGACGAAGTCAGCAGGCGGAATCTCCTCGCCCAGATTCGGGAAGCGCTCGAGGAAGACTTCGGTGGCTAGATTGCGCCGCTTCGCCAGACGGTCTCGCTCGGCGCTCGCCAAAGCGGCGGGCAGTTCCTCGCGGGTCAGGTCGGTGCAGTAGCTGGGCGCGCCGGGCTGTTGCCGCCACGACTCGGCGAGCGTGCCCGCATCGACCGCATCGAAGCCGGTGTCCTCAACGAGTCGCATCCCGATCCTCCGATCCCGCTCACGGTCGGCCGCGACGGGGAGCGCGATGCGGCCGGGGCTTCCCGCCGGTCGGCCCTTGTTCACAAGGGAGTCCGTGACGAGCGAGTTCCACGCCTTGACGATCGGCCGGCCCAACTGCTCGACCACCCACAGGCTCTCGACCTGACCGGCGTCGATCGCGGCGATCCTGCCGTCCCGGAACGGATGGTAGTTCGACGTGTCCATGACGACCGTCTCGGCGGGCAAGGTGGTGAGCAGCGAGGCGATCTTGATCAAGGCCGTAGGCGGCGTCGACAGGATCACGACGTCCACGCCCTGCACCGCCTCGGCGGCGGTGACGGCCTTCGCGCCGGTCGCCACGGTCTCGGCGTCGATCGTCTCCGGGCCGCGCGAGTTGGCGACCTTCACGTCGTGGCCGGCCGCCGCCAGCTTCCTCGCCAGCGTCTTGCCGATGGTTCCCGCGCCGAGGATCCCGATCTTCAACTTGTTCGTGTCGTTCATGGTCAGCCTGTCCTTCGAGAAAAGCGTGTACATGACGGCCCGGCCCGACCGGTCGGTGCGGGGACGTTCAGGGTCTGAAGCGGCACGCGGCGGCGTCAGTCGGCCGCAAGGTCCGCTGCTTGGGGCGAACGGGGGAGGGCCAGCCCGTTCAAGGTGTCGCGGAGTTCGGCGAGGTCGCGGTCGGTGAGGCGGCAGGCCGTCTCGATCTTCTCCGGCACCAAGCACGCCGTCTCGCGGAGCGCCTCGCCCGCCGCCGTGAGGTCGATCAGCACGCGACGCTCGTCTTGGCGGTCGCGGGTGCGGGTCACCAGCCCCGCGCCTTCGAGGCGCTTCAGGAGCGGCGTCAACGTCCCGTTCTCCATGCCGAGTTCGTCGCCCAACGCGCCGACGGTCCGCGGGGCGGACTCGTAGAGCGCGAGCATCACGAGGAACTGCGGGTAGGTCAGTCCGAGCGGGTCGAGGAACGGCCGGTGAAGCCGGATGACGCGGTTCGACGCGCTGTAGAGCGCGAACGATAGCTGCCACCCGACTCGCTGCCGGTCATCTGTTGTACGCTTCGGTTTACCCATCACTTGATCCAATCGCTCCTGATCAGGTCATTCACGATATAAACGCGGACGATTCGGTGCAACAGCAAATGCGAGCCGTGCCTCCTCTCAAGGCGGCGGGCAACCTCGATAGGAAGCGGCGGGAATCAAACCCGCAACAAAGCGGAAGCAAACCTCTCAGCAGGTCGTGCCATGACGAGCGAACGGCCAGATTCCCCAGTCTCCCCAGGAGTCAGTGGATGGCCGCGCGCAGGCCCACGGTGGCCACGACTTGAGCCTCGCCGGCCAGGAGTGCTTCGAGCCGCTCTTTAATGGCGGCCTCATCGCCCGAGGCCGTGACGGCCAGGCGGTAGAAGAGGGACTGGTGCCCGTCCTCGGACTGCGCCAGCTCCCCGTAGAAGCGGCGCAGGGCGGGGTCCTCCAGGCCCTCTGCGAGCAGGGACAGGCGCTCGCAGGAGCGCGCCTCGATGATGGCGGCCACCAGCAGCCGGTCCACGCGGCGCTCCGGGGACGGGGTGCGGATGAGCTTCTGGAGCCCCTGGGCATAGGGGTCTCCGCCATCGCGGTTGAGGGTGAGCCCCCGGGCGGCCATCAGGTCGAGCACCCGGGCCAGGTGGGCGCTCTCCTCGCGCGCAAGGCGGGCCATCTGCGCGGGCAGGCCCGGCAGGTCCGGGTAGGCCTGGAGCAGCGACAGCGCGTTGGCGGCGGCCTTCTTCTCGCAGTGGGCATGGTCGACGAGCACCGCGTTGAAGTGCTCGAGCGCCAGCGGCAGCCAGCGCGGGTCCGTGGGCGAGTGCAGGAAGACAGGGCCCTCTCCGGAGAGGGGGCGGCGGGTGGGGGTCGGGCGGGACATGGACTATTCCAGGAGAACGATGCGCTGGACGCGGCCGGACAGGTAGCCGACCTTGCGCGCGATGCGGGCCAGGCTCTCGTGCTTGTCATCCAGGCGCAGGATGAGCCGGGGCAGCGAGGACAGCAGGTGGCGGGAGATCTGCCCCAGGCACAGGGTGGCGTGGCCCTTGTTGCGCTCGTGGGGCACCGTGTACAGCCCCTCCAGCTCCGCGCCGTGCTGGGAGCGGCTGCCAATGTCGACCTTGAAGACCAGGGCGCCCTGTTCCTCCAGCACATAGGTGCGCCGGCCCCGGACCCGCTGGGTGACGCGCGCCTCGTAGCCGCTGGGGTCCTCCGCGAGCGGATCCCGCTCCAGGGTCTCCCGCACGGCGCCGATCGCCAGCGGCATCAGCCGGGGGATGTCCTCCTCCCGGGCCAGCCGCAGCGTGGGGTTGGTGAAGGGGCCCAGGTCGTCGGCGGAGACGCTGAAGAGGCGCTGGGTGCGCGTCAGCCGCGTCTTGCCCGCGCCGCCCAGGTGCTTCACCAGCTCGTCCACCGAGGACTTCTCGCCCAGCGAGGCCTGGAGGCGCACCTGGGAGGGGAGCGCCTTGGCGATGTCGCAGATGAAGGTGCACTCGTTCGCCGAGGGCACCACCAGGCCGCCCTCGCCGCCCACGAAGAGCGCGGCGGTGAGGGTCTTGCTGGCGTCGAAGCGGCCGTAGAAGGCGAAGGGGGCCCGCCCCGCCCGGGGGACGATGCCGAACTCCTCGAAGAGACCCAGCAGGTAGACGTTGTGCGGCGGGTCCTTCACCAGGAGCGAGCGCAGGGCGTCCGTGTGCTGGGGGCCGAGCTGTTCAATCGAGAGGGACATGGAGAGGGTGTCGGCCTCCGCCGGCCTGGGCCCACCTTATGGGAAAGGGGCCCTCAACGGCCAGCCTCCGGCGCGGGCTCGAAGCGGAACGGGTAGGCCACGGTCACCTTGCCCCCCCTCCGAGGAGGGGGAAATTGGACGTCCAGCAGCGAATCCACGAAGCAGGCCTGGAGCATGGGGTCCTGCAGGGTGGTCTCCACCACCTCGCCGCCCTGGAAGCGGCCCACCGCTCCATCCCCCGCCAGGGTGAACTTCAGCGTCACCGACTGGGGGCCGCGGTAGCGCCCCTGGGTGTCCTCGAAGCACTGGCGCATCAGGGGCACCACCTGCTGGATGGCGCCGCGAAGTGCCTCCCGGTCCACGGTCCCCTCCGAGGCCAGGATCTCGGGCTCGGCCTCCGGGATGCTGACGGGGAGGGCTTGGGGGGAGGGGGCGGGGAGGGCCACCGCGGGGGGGGGGGGCCGGTCCGGTGGCGAGCGCGGGGGAGGGCTCGCCGAGAGGGGCTTCGCTGGAGCGGGCGAGGGGGCGCGGGAGACGGGAGGCGGGGAGCCAGGCCGCGTGAGCCAGAGCCCCACAGCACACAGGGCCACGAAGGGAAGGATGACCGCGAGAAAGAGACGGCCCGGCATGGCCCCCACTATGCCACCGGGCCGGTGGAGGGCCCCGGGTCTTCCGGGGGCCTGCCGGGGGGCCTGCTTACTCCTCCTTCAGGGGCTCGCGCGCCGCGTTGCGCCCGGCGATGAAGCCAAACGTCATGGCGGGGCCGAGGGTGCCCCCCGCGCCCCAGTAGGCCTGGCCACTGGGCGAGGCGATGCAGTTGCCTGCCCCGTAGAGCCCCGGGATGGCCGAGCCATCGGTGCGCAGGACCCGGGCATCCGGCCCGATGGCCGGTCCCCCGCAGGTGTCCAGCGTGGCTGCGCCCAGCAGCGCGGCGTAATACGGCCCGGTCCGGGACATGGGGTACAGGGTGCGGTTGCCCGTGGTGCTGCGGGAGGGGCCTTGCCAGGCCTGCTCCAGGGCCGTCGCGCCCCGGTGGAAGTCCAGGTCCACGCCGGTGGCGGCGAAGGTGTTGAAGCGCTGGAGGGTCTCCTCCAGCCGGGAGACGAAGTCCGGCGCCAGCTTCAGGGAGGGGGGAATGGTGGCGCTCAGGAAGGGCCGCCCCCGGAGCCGCTCCAGGCGCTCCTCGATGCGCTGGGCCAGCTGCGCGAGCGTCTGGGCCTGAACGACGAGCGGGGACTCCTGTCCGGGCAGGGGGACGACGCCGCGCCAGGGCCAGAAGGTGGGCTCCTGGGCGACGCCCTGGTCCCAGATCATGAACTGCACGAGGTGGGGGTACTCCTTGCCGCTCCAGTGGAAGTGGGTCTGGGCCCGCTCGTGGTAGGGGGCCTTCTCGTTGGCCACGCGCACGCCCTGCTTGTTCACCACGACGGTGCTGTCCCCGTAGGGGAAGAAGACGTGGGCATCGTTCCGGGCCACCTCGCCGCCCCGGGCCGCCGCGTCCTCCAGGGCCACCTGGTAGAAGAAGCCATTGGCGAGGTTGTCGAGCCGCGCCCCCAGCCGCGAGGCGATGTCGATGAAGGCGCCCCGGCTGGTGGGAACGCTGCCGCTGCCAAAGAGGGGGCCTCGCAGGAAGGCGCGGGCCTTCTGGGCGTCATGGGCGAAGCCGCCCGAGGCGAACACCACGGCCTTCCGGGCGCGCACGGCCCGCGAGGTGCCTTCGTGCTCGGCCTCCACGCCCATCACCTCGCCCCGGGCGTTGGAGAGCACCCCGGTCACCCGGTGCTGCGTGAGCACGGGCACGTCCTTGCTCCGGAGGTGGGCCAGCATCCCGTCCGCCAGGAAGACGCCGGGCCACTGCATGGAGCCCGGGGGCGCGCGGGCGGTCAGCACGCGCCCGTAGGGCGCCCGGTTCTCGGGCAGCTCCGCGTGGTAGTCCGGATCCGAGAGGGGCTGGGGCGAGAAGCCGTAGGAGCCGAGGATGACCGGCTGGAGGGCCCCGAGCTGGGTGAGCCGGTCGATGGCGGGGCCTGCGTTGTCATAGAAGGCCGCGAGCAGCTCGTACTGGAGCGGGGGCAGGCCCAGGCAAGGGGCCTCCGGCGTGTAGAGCGTGGGGTAGGCCGTGCGGGCCATGAGCTGGAGCGCGCCGTCGCGGGGGTCCGTCAGCCCCTGGGCCCGCATGAGCGCGTTGTTGGGAATCCAGAAGGCGCCCCCGGAGCGCCGGGTGGTTCCTCCGGGAGTCTCCGCCGCCTCCAGCAGGAGGGCGGAGGCGCCCTGGTCCACCACGGCCGCGGCGGCCGACAGCGCGGCCCCGCCCGAGCCCACGATGACCACGTCCGCTTGAAGATCCCACGTTGGCATGTTCCTGTTTCCCTTGTCCCGGAGCGTCTCTCTCTGGCCCGTCGGGACATTGTAGAAGCCCAGCGGCCCAGGAGCAGGAGGGGTGATGTCAGGCGCACCAGGCGACGAGCAGCCAGGCTCCGCAGGCCCGGAGACGACCCGGGAGGAGCTGCTCGAGTTCATCACCCGGCTGGCGACCAACGAGCCGCACGTTCGCTGCCGGGTGGGGCAGGGCGCGCTGGCGCCCGTGGCGGAAGCGCTCAATGGGCTGGCGGCCCTGCTGGAGGCCCGCCGGTTGGCCTCGGTGGAGAAGTTCGGCATCGGGGCGCTGGTCGAGCAGTCCCAGAACATGATGATGACCGCCGACACGGAAGAGCGGCTGCGCTTCGTCAACTTCACCATCCCGGGGCTGACCTACGAGCAGGTGGTGGGCCGCAGCGTCTATGACTTCGTGCTGCCCGCGGACCAGGAGCGGGTCCGCGCCGTCATCCGCAAGGTGCTGGCGACGGGAGAGCCCGACACGTACGACATCCAGTCCTACGCCGAGACGGGCCCCCAGTGGTACGTGGTGCGGGTCGGGCCCATCCGGGACGGTGGCCGCATCGTGGGCTGCACGATGATCACCACGGATGTCTCCAGCCTCAAGCGGGCCCAGCAGAAGCTGGAGCAGTCCAACCGCGAGCTGGAGCAATCCAACCAGGAGCTGGAAGGGTTCGCTTCCATCGCGTCGCATGACCTGCAAGAGCCGCTGCGGAAGATTCAATCCTTCGGCGAGCGCTTGGAGACCCTGGCGGGAGCGTCCCTGCCGCCCGAGGGCCGGGATTACCTGGCGCGCATGCGCAACGCCGCGTCCCGGATGCGCGGGTTGATCAACGATCTGCTGGCGTTCGCGCGGGTGACGTCCCAGGCCCAGCCCTTCGTGCGGGTGGACCTGTCGCGGATCGCCAGCGAGGTGCTGGGAGATCTCGAGGTGGCCATCGAGCAGTCGGGCGCGGCCGTCACCGTGGACCCGCTTCCCACCCTGGATGCCGACCCCACGCAGATGCGGCAACTGCTCCAGAACCTGCTGGGCAATGCGCTCAAGTTCCGCCAGGAGGGGACCTCCCCACGCATCGCGCTCCGGAGCGCGGTGGACGCGGCCACGGGGCTGTGCGAGCTGCGGGTGGAGGACAACGGCATCGGCTTCGACGAGAAGTACCTCGACCGCATCTTCAACGTCTTCCAGCGCCTGCACGGACAGGGCAAGTACCCGGGCACCGGCATGGGGCTGGCGATCTGCCGAAAGATCGCGGGACGGCACGGGGGCTCCCTCTCCGCGCGGAGCGCC from Stigmatella aurantiaca encodes:
- a CDS encoding SDR family oxidoreductase, which translates into the protein MTGQKVWFITGAGRGIGSDLVTAALEAGHNVVATARDDVAVTAEVGEHERLLALAMDVTDPSAVDGAVRKALDRFGSIDVLINNAGRFYTGFFETLSPEQVRAQMEVNFFGTLNVTRAVLPVMRAQRRGHVVTVSALVGIVGAPFISIFAASKFALEGWMESITPEVAPFGITTTKTHRERQGVQRERAGPPPKAGVRVHLHRGHEATAQALGRRRRRGRGHRRQGPSTHRRRHCIFRAVDQTRA
- a CDS encoding NADPH-dependent F420 reductase produces the protein MYTLFSKDRLTMNDTNKLKIGILGAGTIGKTLARKLAAAGHDVKVANSRGPETIDAETVATGAKAVTAAEAVQGVDVVILSTPPTALIKIASLLTTLPAETVVMDTSNYHPFRDGRIAAIDAGQVESLWVVEQLGRPIVKAWNSLVTDSLVNKGRPAGSPGRIALPVAADRERDRRIGMRLVEDTGFDAVDAGTLAESWRQQPGAPSYCTDLTREELPAALASAERDRLAKRRNLATEVFLERFPNLGEEIPPADFVLRVHRTLFM
- a CDS encoding MarR family winged helix-turn-helix transcriptional regulator; this translates as MGKPKRTTDDRQRVGWQLSFALYSASNRVIRLHRPFLDPLGLTYPQFLVMLALYESAPRTVGALGDELGMENGTLTPLLKRLEGAGLVTRTRDRQDERRVLIDLTAAGEALRETACLVPEKIETACRLTDRDLAELRDTLNGLALPRSPQAADLAAD
- a CDS encoding tRNA-(ms[2]io[6]A)-hydroxylase; this encodes MSRPTPTRRPLSGEGPVFLHSPTDPRWLPLALEHFNAVLVDHAHCEKKAAANALSLLQAYPDLPGLPAQMARLAREESAHLARVLDLMAARGLTLNRDGGDPYAQGLQKLIRTPSPERRVDRLLVAAIIEARSCERLSLLAEGLEDPALRRFYGELAQSEDGHQSLFYRLAVTASGDEAAIKERLEALLAGEAQVVATVGLRAAIH
- a CDS encoding GNAT family N-acetyltransferase, whose amino-acid sequence is MSLSIEQLGPQHTDALRSLLVKDPPHNVYLLGLFEEFGIVPRAGRAPFAFYGRFDASKTLTAALFVGGEGGLVVPSANECTFICDIAKALPSQVRLQASLGEKSSVDELVKHLGGAGKTRLTRTQRLFSVSADDLGPFTNPTLRLAREEDIPRLMPLAIGAVRETLERDPLAEDPSGYEARVTQRVRGRRTYVLEEQGALVFKVDIGSRSQHGAELEGLYTVPHERNKGHATLCLGQISRHLLSSLPRLILRLDDKHESLARIARKVGYLSGRVQRIVLLE
- a CDS encoding AgmX/PglI C-terminal domain-containing protein, yielding MPGRLFLAVILPFVALCAVGLWLTRPGSPPPVSRAPSPAPAKPLSASPPPRSPPDRPPPPAVALPAPSPQALPVSIPEAEPEILASEGTVDREALRGAIQQVVPLMRQCFEDTQGRYRGPQSVTLKFTLAGDGAVGRFQGGEVVETTLQDPMLQACFVDSLLDVQFPPPRRGGKVTVAYPFRFEPAPEAGR
- a CDS encoding FAD-dependent oxidoreductase, which encodes MPTWDLQADVVIVGSGGAALSAAAAVVDQGASALLLEAAETPGGTTRRSGGAFWIPNNALMRAQGLTDPRDGALQLMARTAYPTLYTPEAPCLGLPPLQYELLAAFYDNAGPAIDRLTQLGALQPVILGSYGFSPQPLSDPDYHAELPENRAPYGRVLTARAPPGSMQWPGVFLADGMLAHLRSKDVPVLTQHRVTGVLSNARGEVMGVEAEHEGTSRAVRARKAVVFASGGFAHDAQKARAFLRGPLFGSGSVPTSRGAFIDIASRLGARLDNLANGFFYQVALEDAAARGGEVARNDAHVFFPYGDSTVVVNKQGVRVANEKAPYHERAQTHFHWSGKEYPHLVQFMIWDQGVAQEPTFWPWRGVVPLPGQESPLVVQAQTLAQLAQRIEERLERLRGRPFLSATIPPSLKLAPDFVSRLEETLQRFNTFAATGVDLDFHRGATALEQAWQGPSRSTTGNRTLYPMSRTGPYYAALLGAATLDTCGGPAIGPDARVLRTDGSAIPGLYGAGNCIASPSGQAYWGAGGTLGPAMTFGFIAGRNAAREPLKEE
- a CDS encoding sensor histidine kinase, which translates into the protein MSGAPGDEQPGSAGPETTREELLEFITRLATNEPHVRCRVGQGALAPVAEALNGLAALLEARRLASVEKFGIGALVEQSQNMMMTADTEERLRFVNFTIPGLTYEQVVGRSVYDFVLPADQERVRAVIRKVLATGEPDTYDIQSYAETGPQWYVVRVGPIRDGGRIVGCTMITTDVSSLKRAQQKLEQSNRELEQSNQELEGFASIASHDLQEPLRKIQSFGERLETLAGASLPPEGRDYLARMRNAASRMRGLINDLLAFARVTSQAQPFVRVDLSRIASEVLGDLEVAIEQSGAAVTVDPLPTLDADPTQMRQLLQNLLGNALKFRQEGTSPRIALRSAVDAATGLCELRVEDNGIGFDEKYLDRIFNVFQRLHGQGKYPGTGMGLAICRKIAGRHGGSLSARSAPGQGATFIVTLPLQHIPS